The following DNA comes from Ardenticatenales bacterium.
TCGAGCATTTTTGCCGCAAATTCCCGCACACCGACCCGGAAGCGCGGCTGACGGTGCTGCGCTTCGCCCACATCGTCGGTCCCACGGCGGACACGCGCATGACGCACTTCTTGCGCGAGGCGGGCGCACCCGTGCTGCTGGGGTTTGATCCCATGATGCAGTTTATTCACGAGGATGATGTGGTGGAGGCGCTGGCGCACGCCCTGCTCACGGATGTGACCGGTGTGTTCAATGTGGCCGCGCCGCCGCCGTTGCCGCTGACGCGGGCGTTGGCGCTGGCGCAAAAGATTCCTGTGGTTTTGCCGCATCCGCTGGCGTATTGGGGGGCGACGGTGGCGCCGGACGTGGCCCGTTATGCGCCGCTGCCACTGGATGATTTGCGTTATCGCTGCGTGGCGGATACGGAGAGGATGAGTGAGGTGTTGGGCTTTATGCCGGCAATCACCGCCGATGAAGCGTTACGTATGTTTGATGCCGGCAGCGGCCATCGCCTCCTGGCCGCCATCGTGGAACAAGCCGTCAACCAGGGGGAACAACTGCGCCGCTGGCTGGAAAGACAACGCAGCGGCGGCCAACCACAGGAGGCTCCACAGGAGGCTCCACAGGAGACTCCACGGGAGGATGCGGAATGAGCGCAGACACCCCCCACCGTTGCCAGGGAACCACCCGCGCCGGCCAGCCATGCCGCCGCTACGCCTCCCCCGGCTCCGACTATTGTCACTACCACCGGCCGGCGGCGGCTTCCCCTCCACCCGTTGCCTTTCCCATACGGGATGATGACCGCGCCGTGGATGGACAACCTGTTGCCGTCTCCCCGCTGGAGCCGTTGCGCCAGTACGTGACCCAACTCAACGACC
Coding sequences within:
- a CDS encoding NAD-dependent epimerase/dehydratase family protein, which codes for MNDTRAVLITGAAGYWGRRLARRLLLEPGLRVVGLDKEVVPEPYAGISYLQSDLRHRDLPDLLAQADVDAICHLSFQPAPVHSEASFERNVMGTINLFGACAQAGVRKIVVKSSTAVYGARHDNPAFLRETHPLRGSRHTGTVRHQMEIEHFCRKFPHTDPEARLTVLRFAHIVGPTADTRMTHFLREAGAPVLLGFDPMMQFIHEDDVVEALAHALLTDVTGVFNVAAPPPLPLTRALALAQKIPVVLPHPLAYWGATVAPDVARYAPLPLDDLRYRCVADTERMSEVLGFMPAITADEALRMFDAGSGHRLLAAIVEQAVNQGEQLRRWLERQRSGGQPQEAPQEAPQETPREDAE